A window of Amycolatopsis australiensis contains these coding sequences:
- a CDS encoding AMP-binding protein: MTLLGAGARLVDAAGGRTLAGAELSAEVGRAMEALSVLPAGVVFARMSIDLPSVLTYLGAFESGRAIALIDPALDADVLAGLVARFRPAAVLAASGDAPDGYVTRGSDWIRSSAEGVQPHPDLAVLLPTSGSTGNPKLVRLSRQAILANADAIAQVLHIDSDEVAPTCLPLHYSYGLSVLNSHLVRDATIVIEPSGVLGRGFWDAVNTHGVTSLSGVPYHYEMLRRLKFDPAKYPTLRTLTQAGGKLRDDLVAEFNDKMRAVGGRMYVMYGQTEASPRMTTVPAERLHEKIGSAGPALPGGSFAVRRDDGSETTHPKIVGEVVYRGPNVMMGYADDESGLAKGDEYGGVLATGDLGYLDEEGYLFITGRLKRIGKVFGNRVSLDDLEQAVRTAAVGIDVVAAVPAGDKVVLFAEGADKDICKDASRALAERLHLHASGFDVRPIDTVPLLASGKIDYRSLEAKV, translated from the coding sequence GTGACGCTGTTGGGTGCGGGAGCCCGGCTGGTCGATGCGGCCGGGGGCCGCACGCTGGCGGGCGCGGAACTGTCGGCCGAGGTCGGCCGCGCGATGGAGGCGCTGAGCGTGCTGCCGGCCGGCGTCGTGTTCGCCCGGATGTCGATCGACCTGCCGAGCGTGCTGACCTACCTGGGCGCGTTCGAGTCCGGGCGCGCGATCGCGCTGATCGACCCGGCGCTGGACGCCGACGTGCTGGCCGGGCTGGTCGCGCGGTTCCGCCCGGCGGCGGTGCTGGCGGCTTCCGGCGACGCTCCCGACGGGTACGTCACGCGCGGCTCCGACTGGATCCGCTCGAGCGCCGAGGGCGTCCAGCCGCACCCCGACCTCGCCGTCCTGCTCCCGACCAGCGGGTCCACCGGCAACCCGAAGCTCGTCCGGCTCTCGCGCCAGGCGATCCTGGCCAACGCCGACGCCATCGCGCAGGTGCTGCACATCGACTCCGACGAGGTCGCGCCGACCTGCCTCCCGCTGCACTACAGCTACGGCTTGTCCGTGCTGAACTCGCACCTCGTGCGGGACGCGACGATCGTGATCGAGCCGTCCGGCGTGCTCGGCCGCGGGTTCTGGGACGCGGTGAACACCCACGGCGTCACGTCGCTTTCGGGCGTGCCGTACCACTACGAAATGCTGCGGCGGCTCAAGTTCGACCCCGCGAAGTACCCGACGCTGCGGACGCTGACGCAGGCGGGCGGGAAGCTGCGCGACGACCTGGTCGCCGAGTTCAACGACAAGATGCGCGCGGTCGGCGGCCGGATGTACGTCATGTACGGCCAGACCGAGGCGTCGCCGCGGATGACGACGGTGCCCGCCGAGCGGCTGCACGAGAAGATCGGGTCCGCCGGGCCGGCGCTGCCGGGCGGCTCGTTCGCCGTCCGCCGGGACGACGGGTCGGAGACGACGCATCCGAAAATCGTCGGTGAGGTCGTCTACCGTGGGCCCAACGTGATGATGGGCTACGCGGACGACGAGTCCGGGCTGGCCAAGGGTGACGAGTACGGCGGCGTGCTGGCCACCGGTGACCTCGGGTACCTCGACGAAGAGGGGTACCTGTTCATCACCGGGCGGCTCAAGCGCATCGGCAAGGTGTTCGGCAACCGGGTCAGCCTCGACGATCTCGAGCAGGCCGTGCGCACGGCGGCGGTCGGGATCGACGTCGTGGCCGCGGTGCCCGCGGGCGACAAGGTCGTCCTGTTCGCCGAAGGGGCGGACAAGGACATCTGCAAGGACGCGTCGCGGGCGCTGGCCGAGCGGCTGCACCTGCACGCCAGCGGGTTCGACGTCCGCCCGATCGACACCGTGCCGCTGCTGGCCAGCGGCAAGATCGACTACCGGTCATTGGAGGCGAAGGTATGA
- a CDS encoding SDR family NAD(P)-dependent oxidoreductase has product MPDLTGRVALVTGGTRGIGLATVRALVAAGATVVLTGRDESRAKEAAASAGAAAGLALDVTDAKAVSSLVRSVAKEHGKLDIVVANAGIMEDALLGMIREEAVDATLSTNVAGTLHTVQAAARAMMRKKTGAIVVLASIVGEYGSAGQTVYAASKAAVANIAKSAAKELGRSGIRVNAVAPGVIETDLTAGLSEEAKAENAAKTPLGRLGRAEEVANAIRFLVSDEASFVTGQVLGIDGGLVL; this is encoded by the coding sequence ATGCCTGATCTGACCGGTCGCGTCGCGCTCGTCACCGGCGGGACGCGGGGGATCGGCCTGGCCACCGTCCGCGCTTTGGTGGCGGCGGGCGCGACGGTGGTGCTCACCGGCCGTGACGAGTCCCGGGCCAAGGAGGCGGCCGCTTCGGCGGGCGCCGCGGCCGGGCTCGCCCTCGACGTCACCGACGCCAAAGCCGTGTCTTCGCTGGTCAGGAGCGTCGCGAAGGAGCACGGCAAGCTCGACATCGTGGTCGCCAACGCGGGGATCATGGAAGACGCGCTGCTCGGGATGATCCGCGAGGAGGCCGTTGACGCGACGCTGAGCACGAACGTCGCCGGCACGCTGCACACCGTCCAGGCCGCGGCCAGGGCGATGATGCGCAAGAAGACCGGCGCGATCGTGGTGCTCGCGTCCATCGTCGGCGAGTACGGAAGCGCTGGTCAGACCGTGTACGCGGCGTCGAAGGCCGCGGTGGCGAACATCGCGAAGTCGGCGGCGAAGGAGCTGGGCCGGTCCGGCATCCGGGTCAACGCGGTCGCGCCGGGCGTGATCGAGACCGACCTGACCGCCGGCCTGAGCGAAGAGGCGAAGGCGGAGAACGCCGCCAAGACGCCGCTCGGCCGCCTCGGCCGGGCGGAAGAAGTGGCGAACGCGATCCGGTTCCTGGTGAGCGACGAGGCGTCGTTCGTCACCGGCCAGGTGCTGGGCATCGACGGAGGCTTGGTGCTGTGA
- a CDS encoding acyl carrier protein → MPDVAPKLREVFVEALDLDGDVDVENLKYRDIEAWDSVGHMALVAAIEDEFDVEFDTDQVIDMSSFKVAVDMVTELQAKNA, encoded by the coding sequence ATGCCGGATGTCGCCCCCAAGCTGCGCGAGGTCTTCGTCGAGGCGCTGGACCTCGACGGCGACGTGGACGTCGAGAACCTGAAGTACCGCGACATCGAGGCGTGGGACTCGGTCGGCCACATGGCGCTGGTCGCGGCCATCGAGGACGAGTTCGACGTCGAGTTCGACACCGACCAGGTCATCGACATGTCGAGCTTCAAGGTCGCGGTCGACATGGTCACCGAGCTCCAGGCGAAGAATGCCTGA
- a CDS encoding UDP-N-acetylglucosamine acyltransferase, producing the protein MANRIHPTAVIGEGVELGEDNVIGPFAVIVGPTRIGDGNWIGPHVTIGTPGEDRNRPHPAAWEAAPVGDPDHDGHGVVIGSRNRIREYVSVHQGTWRTTTVGSDGYFLRNSHIAHDCLVGDGVTVASNAVTGGHCHIWDGANLGMGAILHQKVVIGPGAMIGMGSAVRREIGAFTIAVGNPARVTGVNVVGLSRRGLDEATIEALGPWLKGKGGLPDVALPGDLSTLVKAWDARPREEH; encoded by the coding sequence GTGGCCAACCGCATCCACCCGACCGCCGTCATCGGCGAAGGCGTCGAGCTCGGCGAGGACAACGTCATCGGGCCGTTCGCCGTGATCGTCGGGCCCACGCGGATCGGTGACGGCAACTGGATCGGCCCGCACGTGACGATCGGCACGCCCGGCGAGGACCGCAACCGGCCCCACCCGGCCGCCTGGGAGGCCGCGCCGGTGGGTGACCCCGATCACGACGGCCACGGCGTCGTCATCGGCAGCCGCAACCGGATCCGCGAGTACGTGAGCGTCCACCAAGGGACCTGGCGGACGACGACCGTCGGCAGCGACGGCTACTTCCTCCGCAACTCCCACATCGCCCACGACTGCCTGGTCGGCGACGGCGTGACGGTCGCCTCCAACGCCGTCACCGGCGGCCACTGCCACATCTGGGACGGCGCCAACCTTGGCATGGGCGCGATCCTGCACCAGAAGGTCGTGATCGGCCCCGGCGCGATGATCGGGATGGGCTCGGCGGTGCGGCGCGAGATCGGCGCGTTCACGATCGCCGTCGGCAACCCGGCCCGCGTCACCGGCGTGAACGTGGTGGGCCTGTCCCGCCGCGGCCTCGACGAGGCGACGATCGAGGCGCTCGGGCCGTGGCTCAAGGGCAAGGGCGGCCTCCCGGACGTCGCGCTGCCCGGCGACCTCTCTACCTTGGTCAAGGCGTGGGACGCCCGCCCGCGCGAGGAACACTAG
- a CDS encoding DegT/DnrJ/EryC1/StrS family aminotransferase translates to MIPITVVDVRDAEDLVVEVLRSGAIAQGPMVKRFEDAFAAVSGTKHAIAVNNGTTALVAALQVLDLKPGDEVITSPFTFVATLNAILEAGATVRFADIRRDDFAIDPDAVAAALTDRTKVLMPVHLYGQTADMGKLAPLAAERGLQVIEDSAQAVGASFEGKPAGSFGIGCFSLYATKNITTAEGGVITTDDDALADKLRILRNQGMRARYQYEVAGHNYRMTDLHAAVGIPQLAKLDQLTAARQANAKRLSEGLAGTPGLDVPQVLPGREHVWHQYTVLVGPHAFLSRDELAAALTERGIGNGIYYPKIVFDYDCYAGHELIPGARVEDFPVAKSVAEQALSLPVHPHLTESDLDTIIETVREVLGA, encoded by the coding sequence ATGATCCCCATCACCGTGGTCGACGTACGCGACGCGGAGGACCTCGTCGTCGAGGTGCTGCGCTCGGGCGCCATCGCACAGGGACCGATGGTCAAGCGCTTCGAAGACGCCTTCGCGGCGGTCTCCGGGACGAAGCACGCGATCGCGGTCAACAACGGGACCACCGCGCTGGTCGCCGCCCTCCAGGTCCTCGACCTGAAGCCGGGTGACGAGGTCATCACCTCGCCGTTCACCTTCGTCGCGACGCTCAACGCGATCCTCGAGGCCGGCGCGACCGTCCGGTTCGCCGACATCCGGCGCGACGACTTCGCGATCGACCCCGACGCCGTGGCGGCCGCTCTCACCGACCGCACCAAGGTGCTCATGCCGGTGCACCTCTACGGCCAGACCGCGGACATGGGCAAGCTCGCACCGCTGGCCGCCGAGCGCGGCCTGCAGGTGATCGAAGACTCGGCGCAGGCCGTCGGCGCGTCGTTCGAGGGCAAGCCGGCCGGCTCGTTCGGCATCGGCTGCTTCTCGCTGTACGCGACGAAGAACATCACCACCGCCGAGGGCGGCGTCATCACGACGGACGACGACGCGCTGGCCGACAAGCTGCGCATCCTGCGCAACCAGGGCATGCGCGCCCGCTACCAGTACGAGGTCGCCGGGCACAACTACCGGATGACCGACCTGCACGCCGCCGTCGGCATCCCGCAGCTGGCCAAGCTCGACCAGCTGACCGCCGCCCGCCAGGCGAACGCGAAGCGGCTCTCCGAGGGCCTCGCCGGCACGCCAGGCCTCGACGTCCCGCAGGTGCTGCCGGGCCGCGAGCACGTGTGGCACCAGTACACCGTGCTGGTCGGCCCGCACGCGTTCCTCTCGCGCGACGAGCTGGCCGCGGCGCTGACCGAGCGCGGCATCGGCAACGGCATCTACTACCCCAAGATCGTCTTCGACTACGACTGCTACGCCGGTCACGAGCTGATCCCTGGCGCGCGCGTCGAGGACTTCCCCGTCGCGAAGTCGGTCGCCGAACAGGCGCTGTCGCTGCCGGTGCACCCGCACCTGACCGAGTCCGACCTGGACACCATCATCGAGACCGTTCGTGAGGTACTGGGCGCATGA
- a CDS encoding Gfo/Idh/MocA family protein — MTHRIALVGTGNMGSLHARVLAANERVDLVRVIDPREEAGKAVADRYETQWTPEIGSLSDVDAVVLASATEAHYDLAQEILGQGKPVLVEKPVCNSFEKSQEIVSLSASKDVPLMCGLLERYNPAVMTARALVNEPVHLMARRHGPYAPRIKTGVAWDLLVHDVDLAIQFFGGATPTRVTSGAGYFHPQSVEGAEDTIETVLSFPTGLATVSASRLGQRKVRSLVVSELDRLIEIDLLRRDVTIYRHVSHDSVTPDGLGYRQQTVIEIPELVTAREPLATQLDRFCDLLEGKIDADTERELILPSHHVVEQVLTQAAA; from the coding sequence ATGACGCATCGGATCGCTCTGGTCGGGACCGGCAACATGGGTTCCCTGCACGCGCGCGTGCTCGCCGCCAACGAGCGCGTCGACCTGGTCCGGGTGATCGATCCGCGCGAAGAAGCGGGCAAGGCCGTCGCCGACCGCTACGAGACGCAGTGGACGCCGGAGATCGGCTCACTGTCCGATGTGGACGCCGTCGTGCTCGCGTCGGCCACCGAGGCGCACTACGACCTGGCGCAGGAGATCCTCGGCCAAGGCAAGCCGGTGCTGGTGGAGAAGCCGGTCTGCAACAGCTTCGAGAAGTCGCAGGAGATCGTCTCGCTGTCGGCGTCGAAGGACGTCCCGCTGATGTGCGGCCTGCTGGAGCGCTACAACCCGGCGGTGATGACCGCGCGCGCACTGGTGAACGAGCCGGTGCACCTGATGGCGCGCCGCCACGGCCCGTACGCGCCGCGCATCAAGACCGGCGTCGCGTGGGACTTGCTGGTGCACGACGTCGACCTGGCGATCCAGTTCTTCGGCGGCGCGACTCCGACGCGCGTCACCTCGGGTGCGGGCTACTTCCACCCGCAGTCGGTCGAGGGCGCCGAGGACACGATCGAGACGGTGCTGTCGTTCCCGACCGGTCTGGCCACGGTTTCGGCCTCGCGGCTGGGCCAGCGCAAGGTCCGCTCGCTGGTGGTGTCGGAACTGGACCGGCTGATCGAGATCGACCTGCTGCGCCGGGACGTGACGATCTACCGGCACGTCTCCCACGACTCCGTCACCCCGGACGGCCTCGGCTACCGGCAGCAGACGGTGATCGAGATCCCGGAGCTCGTCACCGCCCGCGAGCCGCTGGCCACGCAGCTGGACCGGTTCTGCGACCTCCTCGAAGGCAAGATCGACGCCGACACCGAGCGTGAGCTGATCCTGCCGTCCCACCACGTCGTCGAGCAGGTCCTGACGCAGGCCGCCGCCTAG
- a CDS encoding M20/M25/M40 family metallo-hydrolase, producing the protein MTSRRVFLTASAALGLASAAGVPAGAAELGDRGPGVPVRPQRPGPELRALLRQVDERRIEATVRRLAAFGTRHTLSAQDDPARGIGAARDWLFAQFQQVAAASGGRLSVELQSYVQPPADRIPVPTKITNVVATLHGATDPGRVYVVSGHYDSRRSDVMDFTGDAPGADDDASGVAVALELARVLSTRQPAATIVFAAVAGEEQGLYGARHMAQQFKAAGTDVQAMFTDDIVGSSRADDGTRDPFTIRLFAEGVPTAETPAEANLRRSIGGENDSPPRQLARFVKSVAENDATGMNVRIIYRRDRYLRGGDHIGFLEQGYPAARFTEPAEDFAHQHQDVRVENGVQYGDLPEFCDFPFIARVARVNGAALWSLATAPGTPKGVKIRTAALTNDSELLWDATPGAAGYEVLWRETTAPDWTHAIDVGPARTAKIDLSKDNVFFGVRAVGPDGRRSPAAFPVPVS; encoded by the coding sequence GTGACCTCTCGACGAGTGTTCCTCACTGCCTCGGCCGCGCTCGGCCTGGCTTCGGCGGCCGGAGTTCCGGCCGGCGCCGCCGAACTCGGGGACCGCGGGCCCGGCGTCCCCGTCCGGCCGCAACGTCCCGGTCCCGAGCTGCGGGCCCTGCTCCGCCAGGTCGACGAGCGGCGGATCGAGGCGACCGTGCGGCGGCTGGCCGCGTTCGGCACCCGGCACACGCTGTCGGCGCAGGACGACCCGGCGCGCGGCATCGGCGCCGCGCGTGACTGGCTCTTCGCGCAGTTCCAGCAGGTCGCGGCGGCCTCCGGGGGCCGGCTGAGCGTCGAGCTGCAGTCGTACGTCCAGCCGCCCGCCGACCGGATCCCGGTGCCGACGAAGATCACCAACGTCGTCGCGACCCTGCATGGCGCCACCGACCCGGGACGCGTGTACGTCGTCTCCGGGCACTACGACTCGCGCCGCAGCGACGTCATGGACTTCACCGGCGACGCCCCGGGCGCGGACGACGACGCTTCGGGTGTCGCGGTCGCCCTGGAGCTGGCGCGCGTCCTCTCGACCCGGCAGCCGGCCGCGACGATCGTCTTCGCCGCCGTTGCCGGTGAAGAACAGGGCCTCTACGGCGCGCGGCACATGGCGCAGCAGTTCAAGGCCGCCGGCACCGACGTCCAGGCGATGTTCACCGACGACATCGTCGGCTCCAGCCGCGCCGACGACGGCACGCGCGACCCGTTCACCATCCGCCTGTTCGCCGAGGGCGTCCCGACCGCGGAAACGCCGGCCGAGGCGAACCTGCGCCGCAGCATCGGCGGCGAGAACGACTCCCCGCCGCGGCAGCTGGCCCGGTTCGTGAAGTCCGTCGCGGAGAACGACGCGACCGGCATGAACGTCCGGATCATCTACCGCCGCGACCGCTACCTGCGCGGCGGCGACCACATCGGCTTCCTCGAACAGGGCTACCCGGCGGCGCGGTTCACCGAGCCCGCCGAGGACTTCGCCCACCAGCACCAGGACGTCCGCGTGGAGAACGGCGTCCAGTACGGCGACCTGCCGGAGTTCTGCGACTTCCCGTTCATCGCGCGGGTCGCGCGGGTGAACGGCGCCGCGCTGTGGTCACTGGCGACGGCACCGGGCACGCCGAAGGGCGTGAAGATCCGCACGGCGGCGCTGACGAACGACTCGGAGCTGCTCTGGGACGCCACACCGGGCGCCGCGGGCTACGAGGTCCTCTGGCGCGAGACGACGGCCCCGGACTGGACGCACGCGATCGACGTCGGCCCGGCACGGACGGCGAAGATCGACCTGTCCAAGGACAACGTCTTCTTCGGCGTCCGCGCGGTGGGACCCGACGGGCGCCGGAGCCCCGCCGCGTTCCCGGTACCGGTCAGCTAG
- a CDS encoding SigE family RNA polymerase sigma factor, with the protein MARGDDEFAEFVRASSARLTHAAYLLTGDRHQAEDAAQTAFTRTYAAWARVRHKDAYGYARTVLVNHVIDGWRRPIREYATEAMPDRQDRLDVDQAVTQRAWLAAVLKTLTERERAVVVLRHFFDLPEADVARELGVSLGTVKSTNSRALAKLRVEAGTEDTLIGGSGR; encoded by the coding sequence ATGGCGCGCGGCGACGACGAGTTCGCGGAGTTCGTGCGCGCGTCCTCCGCCCGGCTCACCCACGCCGCCTACCTGCTCACCGGTGACCGCCACCAGGCGGAGGACGCCGCTCAGACCGCCTTCACCCGCACCTACGCCGCCTGGGCGCGGGTCCGGCACAAGGACGCCTACGGCTACGCGCGGACCGTCCTGGTCAACCACGTCATCGACGGCTGGCGGCGGCCCATCCGCGAGTACGCCACCGAGGCGATGCCCGACCGGCAGGACCGGCTCGACGTCGACCAGGCCGTCACCCAGCGCGCCTGGCTCGCCGCCGTGCTCAAGACGCTGACCGAACGGGAACGCGCGGTCGTCGTCCTGCGCCACTTCTTCGACCTGCCGGAAGCCGACGTGGCCCGTGAGCTGGGCGTTTCGCTGGGTACCGTGAAGAGCACGAACTCGCGGGCGCTGGCCAAGCTGCGCGTCGAAGCCGGCACCGAGGACACGCTGATCGGAGGGAGCGGGCGATGA
- a CDS encoding acyltransferase, translating to MFFDDERSHRLRPQILTELVSQYMNDAERAAFYGLPPTCRVRERVKIISPENLKMGDHCWIGEGAALDASGGLEIGEHTSIGLNTLIFTHSSWLANMTLQNHSGSDLIERKPVKIGKGCFIGGLVVIMAGVTIGDFATVQPNSVVAKDVPPRTLVAGNPARVFQRYDEEYIQSEVERVRAENARRRAIAEERGESSGWGAPPGDFPE from the coding sequence ATGTTCTTCGATGACGAGCGCAGCCACCGGCTGCGCCCGCAGATCCTGACCGAGCTCGTCTCGCAGTACATGAACGACGCCGAGCGCGCGGCGTTCTACGGGCTGCCTCCGACGTGCCGCGTGCGCGAGCGCGTCAAGATCATCAGCCCCGAGAACCTCAAGATGGGCGACCACTGCTGGATCGGCGAGGGCGCGGCGCTCGACGCGAGCGGCGGCCTCGAGATCGGCGAGCACACCAGCATCGGGCTGAACACGCTGATCTTCACCCACTCCAGCTGGCTGGCGAACATGACGCTGCAGAACCACTCGGGCAGCGACCTGATCGAGCGCAAGCCGGTGAAGATCGGCAAGGGCTGCTTCATCGGCGGCCTGGTGGTGATCATGGCGGGCGTGACGATCGGCGACTTCGCGACGGTGCAGCCCAATTCGGTGGTGGCCAAGGACGTCCCGCCGAGAACGCTGGTGGCGGGCAACCCGGCGCGGGTGTTCCAGCGTTACGACGAGGAGTACATCCAGTCCGAAGTGGAGCGCGTACGGGCGGAGAACGCCCGCCGCCGGGCGATCGCGGAGGAACGCGGAGAGTCTTCGGGCTGGGGAGCGCCACCGGGCGACTTTCCGGAGTAG
- a CDS encoding glycosyltransferase family 4 protein, which yields MRIAVVNNFFPPRVGGSAHMAASLAAEFVKAGHEVLAITAAYGEAPAEEERDGYRVVRLPAVKMPQIGLSIDFDMSFTALRPGNWRRLWKLLDEFQPDAVHLHGQFFDLSWLAGVYARRHGIPALLTIHTLLISDNKLYGGVFRFLDAALVRPILSYIRPRYVILDKLGVDYCVERYGTSDANSEYFPIAVDTGHFAKPVTKDVRAEHEVGDAPLIVSLGHVIPLRNRLPLIEALPSILDKHPGVRVVVVGRVYHDAFLKRAAELGVSDALVVTGAVPKEDVPAYFAAADIVTHDLNGGCGTASLEAMLSGTATIASVTEDNYPGIELRNGENVLLVRPDDSEAVARTVIELLDDPDRRALIAQRESELVRANFGLDVVAEEHLRTFEKLVSEADVLR from the coding sequence ATGCGCATCGCGGTGGTGAACAACTTCTTCCCGCCGCGCGTGGGCGGCAGCGCGCACATGGCGGCGTCGCTGGCGGCGGAGTTCGTCAAGGCCGGGCACGAGGTACTGGCGATCACGGCCGCGTACGGCGAAGCCCCGGCCGAGGAGGAGCGCGACGGCTACCGCGTCGTGCGGCTCCCCGCGGTGAAGATGCCGCAGATCGGGCTGTCGATCGACTTCGACATGAGCTTCACGGCGCTGCGGCCCGGTAACTGGCGGCGGCTGTGGAAGCTGCTGGACGAGTTCCAGCCGGACGCGGTCCACCTGCACGGCCAGTTCTTCGACCTGTCGTGGCTGGCCGGCGTCTACGCGCGGCGGCACGGCATCCCGGCCCTCCTGACCATCCACACGCTGCTGATCAGCGACAACAAGCTGTACGGCGGCGTGTTCCGGTTCCTCGACGCGGCGCTGGTCCGGCCGATCCTGTCCTACATCCGGCCGCGGTACGTCATCCTCGACAAGCTCGGGGTCGACTACTGCGTCGAGCGCTATGGCACGAGCGACGCGAACTCGGAGTACTTCCCGATCGCGGTCGACACCGGCCACTTCGCGAAGCCGGTGACGAAGGACGTCCGCGCGGAGCACGAAGTCGGCGACGCGCCGCTGATCGTCTCGCTCGGGCACGTCATCCCGCTGCGCAACCGGCTGCCGCTGATCGAGGCGTTGCCGTCCATTTTGGACAAGCACCCCGGCGTGCGGGTGGTCGTGGTCGGCCGCGTCTACCACGACGCGTTCCTCAAGCGCGCGGCGGAGCTGGGCGTGTCGGACGCGCTGGTCGTCACGGGCGCGGTGCCGAAGGAGGACGTCCCGGCGTACTTCGCGGCGGCGGACATCGTCACGCACGACCTGAACGGCGGCTGCGGCACGGCGTCGCTGGAGGCGATGCTGTCCGGCACGGCGACGATCGCGTCGGTCACCGAGGACAACTACCCGGGCATCGAGCTGCGCAACGGCGAGAACGTGCTGCTGGTCCGCCCGGACGACTCGGAGGCCGTGGCGCGGACGGTGATCGAGCTGCTCGACGACCCGGATCGCCGGGCCCTGATCGCGCAGCGGGAGAGCGAGCTGGTGCGGGCGAACTTCGGCCTCGACGTCGTCGCGGAGGAACACCTCCGCACGTTCGAAAAGCTGGTGTCGGAAGCCGATGTTCTTCGATGA
- a CDS encoding NAD-dependent epimerase/dehydratase family protein translates to MSDKKVLFTGGGGFIAAHVIPLLIEGGYTVRIFDNMTRGDRARVNEFVATGKVELVEKDVRYGGAVREAMRGCTHVIHFATVSINKSIADPHESIDINMIGNHNVFAAAADEGVERLVFASTASVYGDPKRLPMHEDDELRPLTPYCISKRAGEDLLGFYERTEGLSWNALRFFNVYGPGQKIEAYYTSVINHFIQRLRAGQPPIIDGRGDQSMDFVHVTDLARAVVAALESERANLPINIGTGIDTSIAALAKILIEAVGVDVEPLFNERDVLVSRRAADISRAREVLGWEPRITVEDGMRELVKETE, encoded by the coding sequence GTGTCCGACAAGAAGGTGCTCTTCACCGGGGGCGGTGGCTTCATCGCCGCGCACGTGATCCCGCTCCTGATCGAAGGTGGCTACACGGTCCGCATCTTCGACAACATGACGCGCGGCGACCGCGCCCGCGTCAACGAGTTCGTCGCCACCGGCAAGGTCGAGCTGGTCGAGAAGGACGTCCGCTACGGCGGCGCGGTCCGCGAGGCGATGCGCGGCTGCACGCACGTCATCCACTTCGCGACCGTGTCGATCAACAAGTCGATCGCCGACCCGCACGAGTCGATCGACATCAACATGATCGGCAACCACAACGTGTTCGCGGCGGCCGCCGACGAAGGCGTCGAGCGCCTGGTGTTCGCCTCGACGGCGTCGGTCTACGGCGACCCGAAGCGGCTGCCGATGCACGAGGACGACGAGCTGCGCCCGCTCACGCCGTACTGCATCTCGAAGCGCGCCGGTGAGGACCTGCTCGGCTTCTACGAGCGCACCGAGGGCCTGTCCTGGAACGCGCTGCGGTTCTTCAACGTGTACGGCCCCGGCCAGAAGATCGAGGCCTACTACACGTCGGTGATCAACCACTTCATCCAGCGCCTGCGCGCCGGCCAGCCGCCGATCATCGACGGCCGCGGCGACCAGTCGATGGACTTCGTGCACGTCACCGACCTCGCGCGGGCCGTCGTCGCGGCGCTGGAGTCGGAGCGGGCGAACCTGCCGATCAACATCGGCACCGGCATCGACACCTCGATCGCGGCGCTGGCGAAGATCCTCATCGAGGCCGTCGGCGTCGACGTCGAGCCGCTGTTCAACGAGCGTGACGTGCTGGTCTCGCGCCGCGCCGCCGACATCAGCCGCGCCCGCGAGGTGCTGGGCTGGGAGCCGCGGATCACCGTCGAGGACGGGATGCGGGAACTGGTCAAGGAAACGGAGTGA